The following proteins come from a genomic window of Macadamia integrifolia cultivar HAES 741 chromosome 14, SCU_Mint_v3, whole genome shotgun sequence:
- the LOC122060745 gene encoding uncharacterized protein LOC122060745: MGIFSVKSAWEGIRKAAPAVSWASLVWNKDLPSRLSTLAWCWAHGKLPADDKIQKKQIYLPSRSDLCGSSEESFNHLFLDCRYSSEMWDRAAVMLNVVWTNQPTVVDVIKWWKNKVRGWSLKRPWMIGLVVIIEAIWKERNGRCYEGKASCPSLVVNTAIKDVSFIYNGMKISPSSATDLVLAKRLLLSICPSSALSTLEVYWCKAPRPWVKLNVDGCSLGNPGRVGGGGIFGDHNGKMIFLFGFFMGIATNFQAEI; the protein is encoded by the coding sequence ATGGGAATTTTTTCTGTCAAGTCTGCTTGGGAAGGCATTAGGAAGGCAGCTCCAGCAGTCTCTTGGGCTTCCCTGGTATGGAACAAGGACCTCCCGTCGAGACTATCCACCTTGGCTTGGTGCTGGGCTCACGGAAAGCTACCTGCTGACgataaaattcaaaagaaacagATTTACCTACCCTCAAGGTCTGACCTATGCGGATCCAGTGAGGAATCCTTCAACCACCTTTTTCTTGATTGTAGGTACTCTTCGGAAATGTGGGACAGGGCAGCGGTAATGCTCAATGTGGTTTGGACTAATCAACCCACTGTGGTGGATGTGATAAAATGGTGGAAAAATAAGGTTAGAGGCTGGTCCTTGAAGAGGCCTTGGATGATTGGGTTGGTTGTGATAATTGAGGCtatttggaaagaaagaaatggtagatGCTATGAGGGCAAGGCAAGCTGCCCTTCCTTGGTGGTGAACACTGCAATCAAGGATGTCTCTTTCATCTATAACGGTAtgaaaatctctccttccaGTGCTACCGATCTTGTTCTAGCTAAACGATTGCTACTATCAATTTGCCCTTCCTCTGCTCTGAGCACCCTGGAGGTTTATTGGTGTAAGGCGCCTAGACCATGGGTGAAGCTAAATGTGGATGGTTGCTCCCTGGGTAATCCTGGCCGAGTAGGTGGTGGTGGTATCTTCGGAGACCATAAtggaaaaatgattttcttatttggattttttatggGTATAGCTACAAATTTTCAAGCAGAAATCTAG
- the LOC122061429 gene encoding MDIS1-interacting receptor like kinase 2-like: MVDSLDLNSPMAYYSSTRSSPTTSPTPLMSFLYLCLIILFLSTSSAFGSGLGVSSSRSSSSETEALLKWKATLQNYSVSALRSWKLTSSSSAPIPCCNWFGITCNKARTSVVEISLPGLELQGTLHNFTFSSFPNLLRLNLSLNGLTGPIPVHIGSLSKLTLLDLSNNYLSSVLPPLSNLSSLKFLDLYGNEISGTIPLEIGNMKNLVELAIGSNKFTGMIPHVLANLSNLHFLYLHTNELSGPILSEIGDMKNLVDLALQQNNLSGPIPYSLANLTRLETLYLYSNQLSGPMPSEIGDMKNLVHLELSQNNLSGPISHSLSNLTRLETLYLHSNQLSGTVPSEIGDMKNLIDLELSGNNLSGPIPHSLSNLTRLEFLYLDSNQLSGAIPQDFGSQASIVEFQLFDNVLSGSLPQQICQGRSLQRLVVQNNSLTGPIPDFRNCTSLVRVRLEKNLLVGNITDSFGVYPHLYYIDMSHNRLYGELSPNWGKCKNLSVLKISGNNISGKIPLEVGQLTQLGELDLSSNKLAGEIPRELGNLSTLLLLYLNDNKISGHVPVEIGKLINLDHLDLSANCLIGSIPTQLGQCSKLLSLNLSYNSLNGSIPSQIGDLVSLQIQLDLSHNSINGPIPPELGNLKMLEILNLSHNMITGSIPFSLENMVSLVSFDLSYNELEGVVPNTRVFRNASSPQALRNNKGLCGELQDLLPCNRSLTSKGMKKNGHKVVISIVASFIGIVLLIFAIISVFFLLRKKVKKENTEQARRNHGNVFSIWNFDGKISYEDIIQATEDFDAKYCIGTGTYGSVYKAVLPTGHVVALKKFHPLEGEMIVDDESFGNEIRVLTEIRHRNIVKLYGFCSHPRCMFLVYEYMKKGSIARILSNQAEAIEFDWQKRVNAIKSVANALSYLHHDCIPPIIHRDISSKNILLDLDLEAHVSDFGIARLLNPDSSNWTSLKGTHGYIAPELAYTMVLTEKCDVYSFGVVALEIIMGKHPGELISSLTSSVGQKILLRDMLDSCLTFPSDQNVAKDVVSIVRIALACLRNHPESRPNMHQVSKGLFVLQPSFVEHIHTITIGDLDAIEIQ, encoded by the exons ATGGTTGATTCACTGGACTTGAATTCTCCCATGGCTTACTACTCATCCACCCGTTCTTCTCCCACTACTTCTCCGACTCCATTAATGTCGTTTCTCTATCTTTGCCTTATCATCTTATTCCTCAGTACTTCCTCTGCGTTTGGTAGTGGATTAGGGGTCTCTTCCTCTCGGTCGTCATCAAGTGAAACAGAGGCTCTACTCAAATGGAAAGCCACTCTCCAAAACTACTCTGTCTCTGCTCTCCGTTCTTGGAAGCTTACATCATCATCCTCAGCACCAATCCCCTGCTGCAACTGGTTTGGTATAACTTGTAACAAAGCCCGAACCAGCGTGGTTGAGATTAGCCTTCCAGGACTCGAGCTGCAAGGTACGCTTCACAACTtcaccttctcttcctttcccaaTCTCCTCCGTCTCAATCTCAGCCTCAATGGACTCACAGGACCCATACCAGTGCATATTGGCAGCCTCTCCAAACTCACCCTCCTTGATCTCTCCAATAATTATCTTTCCAGCGTTCTGCCTCCCTTAAGTAATTTAAGCAGCCTGAAATTCTTAGACCTCTATGGCAATGAAATCAGTGGCACAATTCCTTTAGAAATAGGGAATATGAAAAATCTGGTTGAGTTAGCAATAGGTTCGAATAAATTCACTGGTATGATCCCCCATGTCCTGGCTAATTTAAGCAACCTTCACTTTCTATACTTGCATACCAATGAACTCAGTGGTCCAATACTTTCTGAAATCggagatatgaaaaatctgGTTGACTTGGCATTACAACAAAACAACCTCAGTGGTCCAATCCCTTATTCTCTGGCTAATTTAACTAGACTAGAGACCCTCTATTTGTATTCgaatcaattatctggtccaATGCCTTCTGAAATCGGAGATATGAAAAATTTGGTTCACTTGGAGCTATCTCAAAACAACCTCAGTGGTCCAATCTCTCATTCTTTGTCTAATTTAACTAGACTAGAGACCCTCTATTTGCATTCGAATCAATTATCTGGTACAGTGCCTTCTGAAATCGGAGATATGAAAAATCTTATTGACTTGGAGCTATCTGGAAACAACCTCAGTggtccaatccctcattctctgtctAATTTAACTAGACTAGAGTTCCTCTATTTGGATTCGAATCAATTATCTGGTGCCATACCTCAAGACTTTGGTAGCCAAGCATCCATTGTAGAATTCCAATTGTTCGACAACGTCTTATCTGGAAGCTTACCGCAACAAATATGCCAAGGACGATCACTTCAAAGATTAGTGGTTCAAAACAATAGTCTTACGGGTCCTATTCCTGACTTCAGAAATTGCACAAGTTTAGTGAGAGTTAGACTtgaaaaaaacctattagtagGAAATATAACTGATAGTTTTGGTGTATATCCACATCTTTATTACATTGATATGAGTCACAACAGACTATATGGAGAGCTATCACCAAATTGGGGAAAATGTAAAAATTTGTCTGTTCTGAAGATTTCTGGAAATAATATTAGTGGGAAGATACCACTTGAGGTTGGTCAGTTAACTCAACTTGGAGAACTTGATCTTTCTTCTAACAAACTTGCTGGAGAAATACCAAGGGAACTTGGTAACTTATCTACATTGCTCCTTTTGTATTTAAATGACAACAAGATTTCAGGGCATGTACCAGTTGAAATCGGCAAATTAATCAATTTGGATCATCTAGATCTATCGGCAAACTGCTTGATTGGATCAATCCCTACACAACTTGGTCAATGCTCCAAATTGTTGTCATTAAATTTGAGCTATAATTCATTGAATGGAAGCATTCCATCTCAAATTGGTGATCTTGTATCCCTACAAATTCAATTGGACCTTAGTCATAACTCAATCAATGGACCGATACCACCTGAGCTTGGGAATTTGAAGATGCTAGAAATTTTGAATCTATCCCATAATATGATCACAGGCTCAATAcctttttctcttgaaaatatGGTTAGCTTAGTATCTTTTGATCTATCCTACAATGAGTTAGAGGGTGTTGTTCCCAACACTAGGGTTTTTAGAAATGCTTCTTCACCTCAAGCATTAAGAAACAATAAAGGGCTATGTGGTGAACTCCAAGATCTACTTCCCTGCAATCGATCTCTTACAAGcaaaggaatgaaaaaaaatggacaCAAAGTTGTCATATCCATTGTTGCTTCTTTTATAGGAATTGTGCTCCTAATATTTGCAATTATCAgtgttttcttcctcttgcgaaagaaagtgaaaaaggagAATACAGAACAAGCAAGAAGAAACCATGGAAATGTATTTTCAATATGGAATTTCGATGGAAAGATTTCTTATGAGGACATTATTCAagcaacagaggattttgatgccAAATATTGCATTGGAACTGGAACTTATGGGAGTGTTTACAAAGCAGTGCTACCTACAGGCCATGTAGTCGCCTTGAAGAAGTTTCATCCATTGGAAGGTGAGATGATAGTTGATGATGAAAGCTTTGGGAATGAGATTCGTGTGTTAACAGAAATAAGGCATCGAAACATTGTCAAACTTTATGGATTCTGCTCTCATCCACGATGCATGTTTCTTGTTTATGAGTACATGAAAAAAGGAAGCATAGCACGTATCTTAAGCAATCAAGCAGAGGCTATTGAGTTTGATTGGCAGAAAAGAGTAAATGCCATCAAAAGTGTGGCCAATGCTTTGTCTTACTTGCATCATGATTGCATTCCCCCAATAATTCATCGGGATATTTCAAGCAAAAATATATTACTAGACTTGGACCTTGAGGCTCATGTATCTGATTTTGGCATTGCAAGATTATTAAATCCAGACTCATCTAATTGGACGTCACTTAAAGGAACTCATGGATATATTGCTCCAG AGCTTGCATACACCATGGTGTTAACTGAGAAGTGTGATGTATATAGTTTTGGAGTTGTGGCTTTAGAAATAATTATGGGAAAGCATCCAGGGGAGCTCATCTCTTCTTTAACATCATCAGTTGGCCAAAAGATTCTACTAAGGGACATGTTAGACTCATGCCTTACCTTTCCATCAGATCAAAATGTTGCAAAGGATGTGGTTTCTATTGTGAGAATAGCACTTGCATGTTTACGCAATCACCCAGAATCCCGCCCAAATATGCATCAAGTATCAAAAGGGCTATTTGTTCTCCAACCATCATTTGTGGAGCATATTCATACAATTACTATAGGTGACCTAGATGCTATTGAAATACAATAA
- the LOC122060746 gene encoding probable leucine-rich repeat receptor-like protein kinase At1g35710, which translates to MGNLENLVELDLAANKLIGPIPHSLANLSRLEILYLIDNQLSGLVPLEIGDIKNLVDLALQQNKLSGPILYSLANLTRLKSLHLYENQLSGPVPSKIGDMKNLIDLELSQNKLGGAIPHSLSNLTRLETLYLHSDQLSGPVPSEIGDMKNLIGLELSQNNLSGPIPHSLSNLIRLETLSLYSNQLSGAIPQEFGSQASIVEFQLSNNLLSGSLPQ; encoded by the coding sequence ATGGGAAATCTAGAAAATTTGGTTGAGTTGGACTTAGCTGCAAACAAACTCATTggtccaatccctcattctctggCTAATTTAAGTAGACTAGAGATTCTCTATCTGATTGACAATCAATTATCTGGTCTGGTGCCTTtagaaattggagatataaaAAATCTGGTTGACTTGGCATTACAACAAAACAAACTCAGTGGTCCAATCCTTTATTCTCTGGCTAATTTAACTAGACTGAAGAGCCTCCATTTGTACGAgaatcaattatctggtccaGTGCCTTCTAAAATCggagatatgaaaaatctgaTTGACTTGGAGCTATCTCAAAACAAACTCGGTGGTGCAATCCCTCATTCTTTGTCTAATTTAACTAGACTAGAGACCCTCTATTTGCATTCAGATCAATTATCTGGTCCTGTGCCTTCtgaaattggagatatgaaaaatctgaTTGGCTTGGAGCTATCTCAAAACAACCTCAGTggtccaatccctcattctctgtctAATTTAATTAGACTAGAGACCCTCAGTTTGTATTCGAATCAATTATCTGGTGCCATACCTCAAGAGTTTGGTAGCCAAGCATCTATTGTAGAATTCCAGTTGTCCAACAACCTCTTATCTGGAAGCTTACCTCAATAA